A genomic window from Streptomyces brevispora includes:
- a CDS encoding acyl-CoA carboxylase subunit beta gives MTVLPTGLDTASPDYTANRAAMLDKLAGLDAAHAKALEGGGEKYVERHRARGKLLARERIELLIDQDTPFLELSPLAAWGSDYAVGASLVTGIGVVEGVECLITANDPTVRGGASNPWTLKKALRANEIAFANRLPTISLVESGGADLPSQKEIFIPGGALFRDLTRLSAAGIPTVAVVFGNSTAGGAYVPGMSDHTVMIKERSKVFLGGPPLVKMATGEESDDESLGGAEMHARTSGLADHFAVDEQDALRQARRVVARLNWRKAHADPGPAEPPKYDEDELIGIVPGDLKVPFDPREVIARLVDGSDFDAFKPLYGTSLVTGWARLHGYPVGILANAQGVLFSEESQKAAQFIQLANQRDIPLLFLHNTTGYMVGKEYEQGGIIKHGAMMINAVSNSRVPHLSVLMGASYGAGHYGMCGRAYDPRFLFAWPSSKSAVMGPQQLAGVLSIVARASAAAKGQPYDDEADAGLRAMVEQQIESESLPMFLSGRLYDDGVIDPRDTRTVLGLCLSAIHTAPVEGARGGFGIFRM, from the coding sequence ATGACCGTCCTGCCCACCGGGCTCGACACCGCGAGCCCCGACTACACCGCCAACCGCGCCGCCATGCTCGACAAGCTCGCCGGTCTCGACGCCGCGCACGCCAAGGCACTGGAGGGCGGCGGCGAGAAGTACGTCGAGCGGCACCGCGCACGCGGCAAGCTGCTGGCCCGTGAGCGCATCGAGTTGCTCATCGACCAGGACACCCCGTTCCTGGAGCTGTCGCCGCTCGCCGCCTGGGGGAGCGACTACGCGGTGGGTGCCTCGCTCGTCACCGGGATCGGAGTGGTCGAGGGCGTGGAGTGCCTGATCACCGCCAACGACCCGACCGTACGCGGCGGCGCCTCCAACCCCTGGACGCTGAAGAAGGCCCTGCGCGCCAACGAGATCGCCTTCGCCAACCGGCTGCCGACCATCAGCCTCGTCGAGTCGGGCGGCGCCGACCTCCCGTCCCAGAAGGAGATCTTCATCCCCGGCGGGGCGCTCTTCCGCGACCTCACCCGGCTGTCGGCCGCCGGCATCCCGACCGTGGCCGTCGTCTTCGGGAACTCCACGGCCGGTGGGGCGTACGTCCCCGGCATGTCCGACCACACCGTCATGATCAAGGAGCGGTCCAAGGTCTTCCTCGGCGGTCCGCCGCTGGTGAAGATGGCCACCGGCGAGGAGAGCGACGACGAATCGCTCGGCGGCGCCGAGATGCACGCGCGCACCTCCGGCCTCGCCGACCACTTCGCCGTCGACGAGCAGGACGCGCTGCGCCAGGCCCGCCGGGTCGTCGCCCGCCTCAACTGGCGCAAGGCGCACGCCGATCCGGGCCCGGCCGAGCCGCCCAAGTACGACGAGGACGAGCTGATCGGCATCGTGCCCGGCGACCTGAAGGTGCCCTTCGACCCGCGCGAGGTCATCGCCCGGCTGGTCGACGGCTCGGACTTCGACGCCTTCAAACCGCTCTACGGGACGAGCCTGGTCACGGGATGGGCCCGGCTGCACGGCTATCCGGTCGGCATCCTCGCCAACGCGCAGGGCGTGCTGTTCAGCGAGGAGTCGCAGAAGGCCGCCCAGTTCATCCAGCTCGCCAACCAGCGTGACATCCCGCTGCTGTTCCTGCACAACACCACCGGCTACATGGTCGGCAAGGAGTACGAGCAGGGCGGCATCATCAAGCACGGCGCGATGATGATCAACGCGGTGTCGAACTCCAGGGTCCCGCATCTGTCCGTGCTGATGGGCGCCTCCTACGGCGCCGGCCACTACGGCATGTGCGGCCGGGCCTACGACCCGCGCTTCCTGTTCGCCTGGCCCAGCAGCAAGTCCGCCGTCATGGGCCCGCAGCAGCTGGCCGGGGTGCTCTCCATCGTCGCCCGCGCCTCCGCCGCCGCGAAGGGGCAGCCGTACGACGACGAGGCCGACGCCGGACTCCGTGCCATGGTCGAGCAGCAGATCGAGTCCGAGTCCCTGCCGATGTTCCTGTCCGGGCGGCTGTACGACGACGGGGTCATCGACCCGCGCGACACCAGGACCGTCCTCGGGCTGTGCCTGTCCGCCATCCACACCGCACCGGTCGAGGGCGCCCGCGGCGGCTTCGGCATCTTCCGGATGTGA
- a CDS encoding acyclic terpene utilization AtuA family protein, translating into MPAPLRIGNASGFYGDRFDAVREMLTGGPLDILTGDYLAELTMLILGRSRLKDPSRGYATTFLRQLEEGLGLARERGVRIVTNAGGLNPTRLADAVRELADKVGVPVRVAHVEGDSLPVPDGYLTANAYLGGDGIAACLRAGADVVVTGRVTDAALVTGPATAHFGWGPDDHDALAGAVVAGHVLECGTQATGGNYSFFRGHDLRRPGFPVAEIHADGTSVITKHDGTGGVVDVGTVTAQLLYETGGARYAGPDVTARLDTVRLARQGPDRVRISGVRGEAPPPTLKAGLTRLGGWRGEVVFVLTGLDIEAKAQLVRDQFADAFARAGRQPDEVRWELARTDRADAATEETASALLRLVVRDQEPDVVGRALSGAAIELALGSYPGFHVTAPPGKGAPYGVFEARYIPAGEVTHVAVLPDGRREVQEPPARTRALQEAEQPPLPDPLAAGPTRTVPLGLVAGARSGDKGGDANVGVWVRDDEAWRWLAHELTVERFRELLPETAALPVVRHVLPNLRALNFTVPGLLGEGVAAQHRFDPQAKALGEWLRSRHLPVPVTLLPVSDGEASVTLLPTRDGEPPVPPMDSTDAPEVHA; encoded by the coding sequence GTGCCCGCCCCGCTGCGGATCGGCAACGCTTCCGGGTTCTACGGCGACCGCTTCGACGCCGTGCGCGAGATGCTCACCGGCGGCCCCCTCGACATCCTCACCGGCGACTACCTAGCCGAGCTCACCATGCTCATCCTCGGCCGCAGCCGGCTGAAGGACCCCTCGCGCGGCTACGCCACCACCTTCCTGCGGCAACTGGAGGAGGGCCTCGGGCTCGCCCGGGAGCGCGGGGTGCGGATCGTCACCAACGCGGGCGGCCTCAACCCGACCAGACTGGCCGACGCCGTAAGGGAGTTGGCCGACAAGGTGGGCGTGCCCGTGCGCGTCGCGCACGTCGAGGGCGACAGCCTGCCCGTCCCCGACGGATACCTCACCGCCAACGCCTACCTCGGGGGCGACGGCATCGCCGCCTGCCTGCGGGCCGGGGCCGACGTCGTCGTCACCGGCCGGGTCACCGACGCCGCGCTCGTCACCGGGCCCGCCACCGCCCACTTCGGCTGGGGACCCGACGACCACGACGCGCTCGCCGGAGCCGTCGTCGCCGGGCACGTGCTGGAGTGCGGCACCCAGGCCACCGGCGGGAACTACTCCTTCTTCCGCGGCCACGACCTCCGGCGCCCCGGCTTCCCCGTCGCCGAGATCCACGCCGACGGCACGTCCGTCATCACCAAGCACGACGGAACCGGCGGCGTCGTCGACGTCGGCACGGTCACCGCCCAACTGCTGTACGAGACCGGCGGCGCCCGGTACGCGGGACCCGACGTCACCGCCCGGCTCGACACCGTACGACTGGCGCGGCAGGGCCCCGACCGGGTCAGGATCTCCGGGGTGCGCGGTGAGGCCCCGCCGCCCACCCTCAAGGCCGGGCTCACCCGGCTCGGCGGCTGGCGGGGCGAGGTCGTCTTCGTGCTCACCGGACTCGACATCGAGGCCAAGGCGCAACTCGTCCGGGACCAGTTCGCGGACGCCTTCGCACGTGCCGGGAGGCAGCCCGACGAGGTGCGGTGGGAGCTCGCCCGTACCGACCGGGCCGACGCCGCGACCGAGGAGACCGCGAGCGCCCTGCTCCGGCTCGTCGTCCGTGACCAGGAACCGGACGTCGTCGGGCGCGCCCTCTCCGGCGCCGCGATCGAACTGGCCCTCGGCAGCTACCCGGGCTTCCACGTCACCGCCCCGCCCGGAAAGGGCGCGCCCTACGGGGTGTTCGAGGCCCGGTACATACCGGCGGGAGAGGTGACCCATGTCGCCGTGCTCCCGGACGGGCGGCGGGAAGTGCAGGAGCCGCCCGCCCGCACCCGGGCCCTCCAGGAAGCCGAACAGCCCCCGCTGCCGGATCCGTTGGCCGCCGGGCCCACCCGTACCGTCCCGCTCGGGCTCGTCGCGGGCGCCCGCAGCGGCGACAAGGGCGGGGACGCGAACGTCGGGGTGTGGGTGCGCGACGACGAGGCGTGGCGGTGGCTGGCCCACGAACTGACCGTCGAGCGGTTCCGGGAACTGCTCCCGGAGACCGCCGCACTCCCCGTCGTACGCCATGTCCTGCCGAACCTGCGCGCCCTGAACTTCACCGTCCCCGGGCTCCTCGGCGAGGGCGTCGCCGCCCAGCACCGCTTCGACCCGCAGGCCAAGGCGCTGGGGGAGTGGCTGCGCTCACGCCACCTGCCCGTACCCGTGACCCTGCTGCCGGTGTCGGACGGCGAGGCCTCCGTGACCCTGCTGCCGACACGGGACGGCGAGCCCCCCGTACCCCCGATGGACAGCACCGACGCACCGGAGGTGCACGCATGA